Proteins encoded together in one Planctopirus ephydatiae window:
- a CDS encoding NADH-quinone oxidoreductase subunit J family protein, whose protein sequence is MNWVSENIALIGTLVLLGANILLLFPSTGRKSGIPGFLLLPVTLAALGWVFLQPTGDLVRDILFYMAAGTAVLGGLLMTTQRNPVYAALWFAVATLGVCGLFVINSAPFLAAVTIIVYAGAIVVTFVFVIMLAQQEQGSGYDRIPQQPFLATVLGCLLVGTMLLGIEKTFGPDSSRLSVDRTALHVSSLSVENDLGSPGGVGRSLFTDYLFAVELAGTVLLVATIGAIAIAPRRPQGSL, encoded by the coding sequence TGCTGGGGGCGAACATTCTCCTGCTGTTTCCATCGACTGGCCGCAAGTCAGGGATTCCGGGCTTTCTCCTGCTGCCGGTCACCTTGGCCGCTTTAGGCTGGGTGTTTTTGCAGCCCACAGGCGATCTTGTTCGCGATATCCTGTTTTACATGGCTGCCGGGACGGCTGTCCTGGGTGGCCTGCTGATGACGACACAGCGGAATCCGGTCTATGCCGCCCTGTGGTTTGCCGTGGCCACGCTGGGAGTCTGTGGTCTATTTGTGATCAACTCGGCACCATTCCTGGCGGCTGTCACCATCATCGTCTATGCCGGTGCCATCGTCGTCACGTTCGTCTTCGTGATCATGCTGGCTCAGCAGGAGCAGGGATCAGGTTACGATCGCATTCCGCAACAACCTTTCCTCGCCACGGTTCTCGGCTGCCTGCTCGTGGGGACGATGCTCCTGGGGATCGAAAAAACCTTCGGGCCAGATTCTTCCAGACTTTCAGTCGATCGAACGGCACTTCACGTTTCTTCGCTGTCCGTTGAGAACGATCTCGGCTCGCCAGGTGGCGTGGGCCGGTCGCTCTTCACCGATTATCTGTTCGCAGTCGAACTCGCTGGAACAGTTCTACTCGTGGCTACCATTGGTGCCATTGCGATTGCACCTCGCCGTCCACAGGGGAGTTTATGA